One Bombus fervidus isolate BK054 chromosome 5, iyBomFerv1, whole genome shotgun sequence DNA window includes the following coding sequences:
- the Inx2 gene encoding innexin 2, with protein sequence MFDVFGSVKGLLKLDNVCIDNNVFRLHYKATVIILIAFSLLVTSRQYIGDPIDCIVDEIPLHVMDTYCWIYSTFTIPDRTGVVGKDIVQPGVASHVDGEDEIKYHKYYQWVCFTLFFQAILFYVPRYLWKTWEGGRIKMLVLDLNCPVMSDECKSERRKLLVEYFASNWHTQNFYAFRFFLCEVLNFVNVVGQIYFMDFFLDGEFTTYGSDVVKFTEMEPEERIDPMSRVFPKVTKCTFHKYGASGTVQKFDGLCVLPLNIVNEKIYVFLWFWFIILSVLSGLTLAYRAAVVAGPKLRLVLLRARSRLSKPEHIGTIAEKCQIGDWFVLYQLGKNIDPVVYQQLVIDLATKLQGKESV encoded by the coding sequence ATGTTTGACGTATTCGGTTCAGTAAAGGGACTGCTCAAGCTAGACAACGTTTGCATCGACAATAATGTCTTCCGGCTGCACTACAAAGCTACGGTGATCATATTAATTGCTTTTTCGTTATTGGTCACATCCAGGCAATATATCGGAGACCCTATAGACTGTATCGTGGACGAAATACCGCTTCACGTGATGGACACCTACTGTTGGATCTACTCGACGTTCACGATCCCTGATCGAACCGGCGTAGTCGGCAAAGACATAGTGCAACCAGGTGTTGCGTCCCACGTCGATGGCGAGGACGAGATCAAGTACCACAAATATTATCAGTGGGTGTGCTTCACGCTGTTCTTCCAGGCGATATTGTTTTACGTGCCACGTTACCTATGGAAAACCTGGGAAGGCGGTAGAATCAAGATGCTAGTTCTAGACCTAAATTGTCCAGTAATGAGCGACGAATGCAAATcggaaagaaggaaattactAGTCGAGTATTTCGCTTCGAATTGGCACACTCAGAATTTTTACGCATTCCGTTTCTTCCTTTGCGAAGTGCTAAATTTCGTTAACGTAGTCGGCCAGATCTACTTCATGGACTTCTTCTTGGATGGCGAGTTCACCACCTATGGCTCGGACGTGGTGAAATTTACAGAAATGGAACCTGAGGAGAGGATCGACCCGATGTCACGGGTATTCCCGAAGGTGACCAAATGTACCTTCCACAAATATGGTGCGTCCGGTACGGTGCAGAAATTCGATGGTCTCTGCGTGTTACCGTTAAACATCGTCAACGAGAAGATATACGTGTTCCTCTGGTTTTGGTTCATCATCCTGTCGGTGTTGAGCGGTTTGACCCTGGCGTACCGTGCCGCGGTAGTAGCCGGGCCGAAACTTCGCTTAGTGCTGTTGCGTGCCCGATCGCGCCTCTCCAAGCCAGAGCATATCGGAACCATCGCTGAGAAGTGCCAGATCGGTGACTGGTTTGTTCTTTATCAACTCGGCAAGAACATAGACCCGGTGGTGTACCAGCAGCTCGTCATCGATCTTGCCACGAAACTACAGGGCAAAGAATCCGTCTAG
- the Kfase gene encoding kynurenine formamidase isoform X2: MYEQEVLYTPSKWSKRFDQMQILSNYYKFAKKVTADARKNFKCELNIPYGTTERTKYDIYGADLPKDSPIFIFIHGGYWQEGSKDFAAFTVPVFVNKGIKVITIGYDLCPNVKFEDIISQIKIAIKHILKYASNLECRNVWLSGHSAGAHLASSILYDKLWLDEMTKNGYLYLLKGIVLIGGVYNLNPLLDTNIVTPLKLTKDEINTYSFTTLDIKNNTPIQGLKVIITIGECDSPGLINESRECTQQLITIVDDVHYIFLRENIDHFNIVEELTNEEFILTKVILNNIFHE, encoded by the exons atgtat GAACAGGAGGTACTCTATACTCCCAGCAAATGGAGCAAGAGATTCGATCAAATGCaaatattatcgaattattataaatttgctaAAAAGG ttaCCGCTGATGctcgtaaaaattttaaatgcgAATTAAATATTCCGTATGGAACAACAGAACGAACTAAATATGATATCTATGGAGCTGACTTACCCAAAG ATTCCCccatatttatattcattcaCGGTGGTTATTGGCAAGAAGGTAGCAAAGATTTTGCTGCATTTACAGTTCCTGTCTTTGTTAATAAAGGAATTAAAGTCATAACCATTGGCTATGATTTATGTCCTAATG tTAAATTTGAGGATATAATATCTCAGATAAAAATAGCGATTAAACATATATTAAAGTATGCATCGAATCTCGAATGTCG GAATGTTTGGCTCTCTGGTCATAGCGCAGGCGCACATTTAGCGTCCAGTATTTTGTATGATAAATTATGGTTGGATGAAATGACGAAAAACGGATACTTATATCTACTAAAGGGTATCGTGTTAATAGGAGGCGTTTATAATTTGAATCCCCTGCTCGATACGAATATTGTTACGCCCTTGAAACTTACAAA AGATGAAATCAACACATATAGCTTTACCACTCTTGATATCAAAAATAACACACCCATCCAAGGGTTGAAAGTTATTATAACTATTGGGGAATGTGATTCACCAGGACTTATTAATGAATCACGCGAGTGTACTCAG CAACTTATTACAATAGTAGACGATGttcattatatatttcttcggGAAAATATTGACCATTTTAATATCGTGGAAGAACTTACGaatgaagaatttattttgaCAAAAGTGATACTAAATAACATCTTTCATGAAtga
- the Daxx gene encoding daxx-like protein — protein sequence MVSKENDIICISSDDDEDARQNKTDDKQESVIKLVKDNHNSHSNFLITTIRVEASLCENEGVKRRKRKASEIEDVDSSCIDKNSQVFLYKQEANVKACNVKKEEETEEEREENKILLKPKLVVKEKKTISSMEQDIFSMFISLCLQKDRSDDMKKIVNKLKRRYEQLDPVYAYSEAFNNFLNRKRNDIMESNCKLYIYIAEVMNEMKNCCKGKSTLLSNRDYFSDVNKTNRDCKLNNSNASIGMCSNMTQTSNSIINDNEMMLTNADNGGEQKKELATEKKIRKILNAMKKCEKYIKRFEELEVDFDDEENSNYIKLEKYKHRMVELYNKYCEYTGENTDAGRQYLRPKDFSTTSIVVVNNAITNFINSKISKRNKLKKIGDFTKALIFPDYNDILQCVTRCNDMNNLGLNNKKLREIVKKAFIDLGEHLQRCRRNDYWDTFSLFLENKEDDPALKDMELAEKLMQNKRIGEKKLSDTFEEYVKKQEEMKDQITHSKRSENEEDDDSTENNDDEEEDDDDNDEADDNGISDIDINLDTDNDKSSSSEDENSTDRSETSKNKTNTGAKSDTGEANSDIEMGEIYQQEMNDRLKDHKDDNLKSRKVNDFVNTSNYKNNFKSESIIQNDTISAPNVTKHLNITTNIAFSTTTDNKILIDRTKEDDPNIISENPMDDKSLEDKAEEAEEVEEKPLLRVRSFAKPPITWKDGQEKVGESNENEDTLKTLTSKNVIDLTQDITQENSVRTIQVIPIVKGNCKTFVIPTGKSIINVKNITNNYVKLNTKNMDSSNVTKLGSGQIISSPQAIDKNTKFTSINNISSNLVNQETNINQIQNSQTKQKNSSSVLQSNQMIVLHMKQKENTLQHLKTFSSTSQSK from the exons atggtCAGTAAGGAGAATGacattatttgtatttcatcAGATGATGATGAAGATGCAAGACAG AATAAAACTGATGACAAACAAGAGTCAGTTATCAAATTAGTAAAAGATAATCATAATTCCCATTCTAACTTCTTAATAACTACTATAAGGGTAGAAGCTTCCTTGTGTGAGAATGAAGGAGTGAAAAGACGTAAAAGAAAAGCATCTGAAATAGAAGATGTTGATAGTTCTTGTATTGACAAAAATTCTCAAGtgtttttgtataaacaagAAGCTAATGTTAAAGCATGTAATGTgaagaaggaggaagaaacagaagaagaaagagaagaaaataaaatattattgaaaccaAAGTTGGTTGTAAAGGAGAAGAAAACTATTTCTTCCATGGAACAGGATATATTCTCTATGTTTATTAGTTTATGTTTACAGAAAGATCGTTCTGATGATATGAAAAagattgttaataaattaaaaagacgTTATGAACAGTTGGATCCTGTATATGCTTATTCTGAagctttcaataattttttaaatcgaaagAGAAATGACATAATGGAGAGTAATTGTAaactttacatatatatagctGAAGTaatgaatgaaatgaaaaattgctgTAAAGGAAAGTCGACATTATTATCAAATAGAGATTATTTTTCTGATGTAAACAAAACAAATAGAGATTGTAAACTAAATAATTCCAATGCATCTATTGGTATGTGTTCAAATATGACACAAACCAGTAATAGTATAATTAATGATAACGAAATGATGTTGACTAACGCAGATAATGGAGgagaacaaaaaaaagaacttgctacagaaaagaaaattagaaaaattttaaatgcaatgaaaaaatgtgaaaagtaCATAAAACGTTTTGAAGAATTAGAAGTAGATTTTGATGATgaagaaaatagtaattatataaaattagaaaaatataaacatcgAATGGTGGAACTGTATAATAAGTACTGTGAATATACTGGAGAAAATACTGATGCAGGGCGGCAATACCTAAGACCAAAAGACTTCAGTACAACTAGTATTGTTGTTGTAAATAATGctattacaaatttcattaattctaaaatatcaaaaagaaacaaattgaagaaaattggTGATTTTACAAAAGCACTAATTTTTCCAGACTACAATGATATTTTACAATGCGTGACAAGATGTAATGATATGAATAATTTAggtttgaataataaaaaactgCGTGAGATTG taaaaaAGGCGTTCATCGATTTAGGTGAACATTTGCAAAGGTGTCGACGCAATGATTATTGGGatacattttcattatttcttgaaaataaagaagatgaTCCTGCATTAAAGGATATGGAATTAGCTGAAAAATTAATGCAGAACAAGAGAATTGGTGAGAAGAAACTATCAGATACATTTGAGGAATATGTgaagaaacaagaagaaatgaaagatcAGATTACTCATTCTAAAAGATCAGAGAATGAAGAAGATGATGATAGCACAGAAAATAATgatgatgaagaagaagatgatgatgataatgatGAAGCTGATGATAATGGCATTAGTGACATTGACATAAATCTAGATACAGATAATGATAAAAGTAGTTCATCGGAAGATGAGAATAGTACTGATAGAAGTGAAAcatctaaaaataaaacaaatacagGAGCCAAATCTGATACAGGAGAAGCTAACTCCGATATAGAAATGGGAGAAATATACCAACAAGAAATGAATGATAGATTAAAGGATCATAAGGATGACAATTTAAAATCAAGAAAAGTTAACGATTTTGTGAATACatctaattataaaaataattttaaatcagAGTCGATAATACAAAATGACACAATATCAGCGCCTAATGTGACAAagcatttaaatattacaactaACATAGCATTCTCAACCACAacagataataaaattcttattgaTAGAACAAAAG AGGATGATCCTAATATAATAAGTGAAAATCCAATGGATGACAAGTCACTAGAGGATAAGGcagaagaagcagaagaagtagaagaaaagCCATTGTTACGAGTACGCTCTTTTGCTAAACCTCCGATTACGTGGAAAGATGGACAAGAGAAAGTAGGTGAATCTAATGAAAATGAAGATACATTAAAGACATTAACTTCTAAAAATGTAATAGATCTTACACAAGATATTACACAAGAAAATTCGGTTCGTACTATTCAGGTAATTCCTATTGTAAAAGGTAACTGCAAGACATTTGTAATACCAACAGGTAAAAGcataattaatgtaaaaaatattacaaataattatgtGAAATTGAATACTAAAAATATGGATTCGAGTAATGTAACTAAATTAGGAAGCGGTCAGATCATATCTTCGCCGCAAGCaatagataaaaatacaaaatttacaagtataaataatatatcatcGAATTTAGTTAATCaggaaacaaatattaatcaaatacaaaattcacaaacgaaacaaaaaaattcAAGTTCTGTGCTTCAGTCTAATCAAATGATAGTGTTACAcatgaaacaaaaagaaaatactttgCAACATCTAAAGACATTTTCATCAACGTCACAATCTAAATGA
- the Inx7 gene encoding innexin 7 translates to MATVLATFSVLKDHVKLKISQDSVAIDNMVFKLHYRVTFLILLASTLMVTAKQFIGEHIRCIGGHGMSDDVLKVINTYCFFTSTYTVSKHLNATPVLLGEIPHPGVGPATKEDSLVHHAYYQWVPFVLFFQAIFFYAPHYLWRNVEGGRLKVLVSGLHMASLALRETSLTTENGITVPSIHDRDEKIRQIRHAFLNRIHLNRPWAYYMGLCEVLNFINVLMQIYLTDWFLGGAFLGLGQAVARNGLDGEVDALDIVFPKVTKCTFHKFGPSGTIQNHDALCVMALNIVNEKIYIFLWYWYIILSVITGLGLLWRLLTMVLHARSVTFNKLVFSMACPGRYNPWNVLAVTNECHYGDWVFLYYIAKNLDNYVFKELLQKLAEDLQERSQIQPHLFSEEKPLTS, encoded by the exons ATGGCAACCGTTTTAGCTACGTTTTCGGTCCTCAAGGACCATGTCAAGTTGAAGATTTCACAGGACTCAGTGGCCATTGATAATATGg TTTTCAAGCTACACTACAGAGTCACGTTTTTGATACTCTTGGCCAGTACGTTGATGGTGACAGCTAAACAATTTATCGGAGAACATATCAG GTGTATCGGTGGACATGGAATGAGCGATGATGTACTGAAAGTAATCAACACCTACTGCTTTTTTACGTCTACTTACACTGtg TCGAAACATTTGAACGCTACACCGGTGTTGTTAGGCGAAATCCCGCATCCTGGCGTGGGACCAGCGACCAAAGAAGACTCCCTGGTGCACCATGCTTACTACCAGTGGGTGCCCTTCGTTCTGTTTTTTCAGGCGATCTTCTTTTACGCGCCTCACTACCTGTGGCGGAATGTTGAAG GAGGTCGGTTAAAAGTGCTGGTATCTGGGCTACACATGGCGTCGTTAGCTTTGCGTGAGACATCTTTGACGACTGAGAACGGTATAACCGTCCCGTCGATACATGACCGTGACGAGAAAATACGTCAGATTCGACATGCTTTTCTGAACCGTATCCATTTGAATCGACCGTGGGCATACTACATGGGTCTCTGCGAGGTTCTCAACTTCATCAACGTCCTCatgcaaatttatttaaccGATTGGTTCCTCGGCGGTGCTTTCCTCGGTCTTGGTCAAGCGGTAGCGCGCAATGGCTTGGATGGGGAAGTCGACGCGCTCGACATCGTCTTTCCTAAA GTGACGAAATGTACCTTCCACAAATTTGGTCCATCAGGTACCATACAAAACCACGATGCGCTATGTGTCATGGCGTTGAACATCGTTAACGAGAAGATCTATATCTTCCTCTGGTATTGGTACATCATTCTGTCGGTGATAACCGGTTTAGGACTGCTTTGGAGGTTACTGACTATGGTCTTGCACGCCAG GAGCGTAACATTCAACAAGTTGGTCTTCTCCATGGCTTGTCCCGGGAGATATAATCCGTGGAACGTGTTGGCAGTTACTAACGAATGCCACTACGGAGACTGGGtgtttctttattatataGCAAAGAACCTAGATAACTACGTGTTCAAGGAATTGTTGCAGAAACTTGCCGAGGACCTGCAAGAAAGAAGTCAGATTCAACCTCATCTCTTTAGCGAAGAGAAACCGTTAACTAGCTAA
- the Kfase gene encoding kynurenine formamidase isoform X3 encodes MQILSNYYKFAKKVTADARKNFKCELNIPYGTTERTKYDIYGADLPKDSPIFIFIHGGYWQEGSKDFAAFTVPVFVNKGIKVITIGYDLCPNVKFEDIISQIKIAIKHILKYASNLECRNVWLSGHSAGAHLASSILYDKLWLDEMTKNGYLYLLKGIVLIGGVYNLNPLLDTNIVTPLKLTKDEINTYSFTTLDIKNNTPIQGLKVIITIGECDSPGLINESRECTQQLITIVDDVHYIFLRENIDHFNIVEELTNEEFILTKVILNNIFHE; translated from the exons ATGCaaatattatcgaattattataaatttgctaAAAAGG ttaCCGCTGATGctcgtaaaaattttaaatgcgAATTAAATATTCCGTATGGAACAACAGAACGAACTAAATATGATATCTATGGAGCTGACTTACCCAAAG ATTCCCccatatttatattcattcaCGGTGGTTATTGGCAAGAAGGTAGCAAAGATTTTGCTGCATTTACAGTTCCTGTCTTTGTTAATAAAGGAATTAAAGTCATAACCATTGGCTATGATTTATGTCCTAATG tTAAATTTGAGGATATAATATCTCAGATAAAAATAGCGATTAAACATATATTAAAGTATGCATCGAATCTCGAATGTCG GAATGTTTGGCTCTCTGGTCATAGCGCAGGCGCACATTTAGCGTCCAGTATTTTGTATGATAAATTATGGTTGGATGAAATGACGAAAAACGGATACTTATATCTACTAAAGGGTATCGTGTTAATAGGAGGCGTTTATAATTTGAATCCCCTGCTCGATACGAATATTGTTACGCCCTTGAAACTTACAAA AGATGAAATCAACACATATAGCTTTACCACTCTTGATATCAAAAATAACACACCCATCCAAGGGTTGAAAGTTATTATAACTATTGGGGAATGTGATTCACCAGGACTTATTAATGAATCACGCGAGTGTACTCAG CAACTTATTACAATAGTAGACGATGttcattatatatttcttcggGAAAATATTGACCATTTTAATATCGTGGAAGAACTTACGaatgaagaatttattttgaCAAAAGTGATACTAAATAACATCTTTCATGAAtga
- the Kfase gene encoding kynurenine formamidase isoform X1, whose amino-acid sequence MSISEQEVLYTPSKWSKRFDQMQILSNYYKFAKKVTADARKNFKCELNIPYGTTERTKYDIYGADLPKDSPIFIFIHGGYWQEGSKDFAAFTVPVFVNKGIKVITIGYDLCPNVKFEDIISQIKIAIKHILKYASNLECRNVWLSGHSAGAHLASSILYDKLWLDEMTKNGYLYLLKGIVLIGGVYNLNPLLDTNIVTPLKLTKDEINTYSFTTLDIKNNTPIQGLKVIITIGECDSPGLINESRECTQQLITIVDDVHYIFLRENIDHFNIVEELTNEEFILTKVILNNIFHE is encoded by the exons ATGTCTATTTCG GAACAGGAGGTACTCTATACTCCCAGCAAATGGAGCAAGAGATTCGATCAAATGCaaatattatcgaattattataaatttgctaAAAAGG ttaCCGCTGATGctcgtaaaaattttaaatgcgAATTAAATATTCCGTATGGAACAACAGAACGAACTAAATATGATATCTATGGAGCTGACTTACCCAAAG ATTCCCccatatttatattcattcaCGGTGGTTATTGGCAAGAAGGTAGCAAAGATTTTGCTGCATTTACAGTTCCTGTCTTTGTTAATAAAGGAATTAAAGTCATAACCATTGGCTATGATTTATGTCCTAATG tTAAATTTGAGGATATAATATCTCAGATAAAAATAGCGATTAAACATATATTAAAGTATGCATCGAATCTCGAATGTCG GAATGTTTGGCTCTCTGGTCATAGCGCAGGCGCACATTTAGCGTCCAGTATTTTGTATGATAAATTATGGTTGGATGAAATGACGAAAAACGGATACTTATATCTACTAAAGGGTATCGTGTTAATAGGAGGCGTTTATAATTTGAATCCCCTGCTCGATACGAATATTGTTACGCCCTTGAAACTTACAAA AGATGAAATCAACACATATAGCTTTACCACTCTTGATATCAAAAATAACACACCCATCCAAGGGTTGAAAGTTATTATAACTATTGGGGAATGTGATTCACCAGGACTTATTAATGAATCACGCGAGTGTACTCAG CAACTTATTACAATAGTAGACGATGttcattatatatttcttcggGAAAATATTGACCATTTTAATATCGTGGAAGAACTTACGaatgaagaatttattttgaCAAAAGTGATACTAAATAACATCTTTCATGAAtga